Proteins found in one Corynebacterium sanguinis genomic segment:
- a CDS encoding SLC13 family permease, with translation MLSDGDLAKSPDPKDWRRQLIGLIAGLLLAAIVYFIFPEGAPETVAQSTGAKEGAEYTAEAMRVVAATTVLMGVWWMTEAIPLAATALLPIAIFPLAAVAPFSAVASPYASSTIFLFLGGFLMALGLQRWNLHRRLALAVVSVVGTSPKRIILGFMIATGFMSMWVSNTATAAVMLPIGVSVLTLTAESVGGMSKQKNFATALMLAIAYAASIGSLGTLIGTPPNALLAGYMKEAHDITIGFGQWMLVGMPVAIVFTVVAWLVLITVFKPEVDEIPGGKALIQEEIQKLGKWNFAQVAVGIIFLAAALAWIVIPLARDYFGWEFPYDDAVVGIIAGLLMFALPVEKSGKRVIDWDTATDVPWDVLILFGGGLSLSAMFTSTGLSLWIGESAKNLAALPIFLLILAVSALVLGLTELTSNTATAATFLPIMGGVAVGIGLTGGGEINVLLLAIPVALSATCAFMLPVATPPNAIAYSSGYVTMGEMLKGGIWLNLIALVLITLATYFIAVPVFGLTF, from the coding sequence ATCCTGTCCGACGGTGATCTCGCTAAATCCCCGGACCCGAAGGACTGGCGGCGCCAGCTGATCGGACTCATTGCCGGTCTACTGCTCGCCGCGATCGTCTACTTCATCTTCCCGGAGGGTGCGCCGGAAACCGTCGCCCAGTCCACCGGTGCGAAGGAGGGAGCCGAATATACCGCCGAGGCCATGCGCGTTGTCGCGGCCACCACCGTTCTCATGGGCGTGTGGTGGATGACGGAGGCTATCCCGCTCGCCGCGACCGCACTGCTGCCGATCGCGATCTTCCCGCTCGCCGCCGTCGCCCCGTTCTCCGCCGTCGCCTCGCCCTACGCGTCGTCCACGATCTTCCTCTTCCTCGGCGGGTTCCTCATGGCGCTGGGTCTGCAGCGCTGGAACCTGCACCGCCGGTTGGCGCTTGCGGTGGTCTCCGTGGTGGGCACGAGCCCGAAGCGCATCATCCTCGGGTTCATGATCGCCACCGGGTTCATGTCCATGTGGGTGTCCAACACCGCGACTGCCGCGGTCATGCTGCCGATTGGCGTCTCCGTGCTCACCCTGACCGCCGAGTCCGTCGGGGGAATGTCCAAGCAGAAGAACTTCGCCACCGCGCTGATGCTGGCTATCGCGTACGCGGCGTCGATCGGTTCGCTTGGCACCCTGATCGGCACCCCGCCGAACGCGCTTCTTGCCGGGTACATGAAGGAGGCGCACGACATCACGATCGGTTTCGGCCAGTGGATGCTCGTGGGCATGCCGGTCGCGATCGTCTTCACCGTGGTCGCCTGGCTGGTTCTCATCACCGTGTTCAAGCCCGAGGTCGACGAAATCCCCGGCGGCAAAGCGCTCATCCAGGAGGAGATCCAGAAACTGGGCAAGTGGAACTTCGCCCAGGTCGCAGTGGGAATAATCTTCCTCGCAGCGGCACTGGCGTGGATTGTTATCCCGCTCGCACGCGACTACTTCGGCTGGGAATTCCCGTACGACGACGCCGTCGTGGGCATCATCGCAGGCTTGCTTATGTTCGCCCTCCCCGTGGAGAAGAGCGGAAAGCGCGTCATCGACTGGGACACCGCAACCGATGTGCCGTGGGACGTCCTCATCTTGTTCGGCGGCGGCCTCTCCTTGTCCGCCATGTTCACCTCCACCGGTTTGTCCCTGTGGATCGGCGAGTCCGCGAAGAACCTCGCCGCGCTGCCGATCTTCCTGCTGATCCTCGCGGTTTCGGCCCTGGTGCTCGGTTTGACGGAGCTGACCTCCAACACCGCGACCGCAGCGACCTTCCTGCCCATCATGGGCGGCGTCGCGGTGGGCATCGGTTTGACCGGTGGCGGCGAGATCAACGTGCTGTTGCTCGCTATCCCGGTTGCCCTGTCGGCAACCTGCGCGTTCATGCTGCCCGTGGCGACCCCGCCGAACGCCATCGCCTACTCCTCCGGTTACGTCACCATGGGTGAGATGCTCAAGGGCGGTATCTGGCTCAACCTGATCGCCCTGGTTCTGATCACGCTGGCCACCTACTTCATTGCCGTGCCGGTGTTCGGGCTGACGTTCTAG
- a CDS encoding PepSY domain-containing protein: MSTIVQSSSTASGLPALTRRIHFYAGFFIASFVFVAALGGGLYALAPTLENVFYKNVLTVPADDGEVALASQIRAAQGTHPEMEVAQVWPSSSPSEPTRVLLIDESIAENEELRSVLVNPHGGQVIGDAPSYSGLGELPLRHWILGAAQKPPHR; encoded by the coding sequence GTGTCGACCATTGTTCAGTCCAGCTCGACGGCGAGTGGGTTGCCAGCGCTGACGCGCCGCATCCACTTCTACGCCGGGTTCTTCATCGCGTCCTTCGTCTTCGTCGCCGCGCTCGGCGGCGGCCTGTATGCGCTTGCCCCGACCTTGGAAAACGTCTTCTACAAGAACGTTCTCACGGTCCCGGCGGACGACGGTGAGGTGGCGCTCGCAAGCCAGATCCGCGCGGCGCAGGGAACGCACCCCGAGATGGAGGTGGCGCAAGTGTGGCCGTCGTCAAGCCCAAGCGAACCCACGCGAGTGCTGCTTATCGACGAGTCCATCGCGGAAAACGAAGAACTGCGCAGCGTCTTGGTCAACCCGCACGGCGGGCAGGTGATCGGCGACGCACCCAGCTACTCGGGCCTCGGCGAGCTGCCCCTGCGGCACTGGATCCTGGGGGCTGCACAAAAACCTCCACATCGGTGA
- the menD gene encoding 2-succinyl-5-enolpyruvyl-6-hydroxy-3-cyclohexene-1-carboxylic-acid synthase, with product MDSMELATYVVDTLARHVTDVVLSPGSRNSPLAYALLARGDIRVHVRIDERAAAFTALGMARLQRRHVGVVMTSGTAVANAYPAVVEAHMSHTPLAVISADRPARLLGTGASQTIWQEGIFGRYAATQQVSSLESDISFEPDQVHINVALDTPLVPAALPAAHGEPRRVGPGRFDGARWCDHGEVEVDLSRDTLVIAGDEAWEVPGLEHVPTIAEPTAPTPFHQVHPLAARFFAQSAVSISHDGGDFAASTKPEQVIVVGHPTLHREVMALLDDPEITVIGLSRTDTFTAQPQVRASRVKAVGQLSDTWLKICEAAGEVGAQTVRDALADEQFGFTGLHVAAAVGDTLAVGDTLVLGASNPVRDASLVGLPFDGVSTFSARGAAGIDGTVSQAVGVALATQALHPDEVRAPRTVALMGDVTFLHDVGGLLMGPGQRRPSNLTIVVSNDNGGGIFETLEVGAPEVRGSFEEAFGTPHDVDLEAIAQAYDVSYVRADSLAQLIDALTDDALAPITLIEARTTRTTRRALAERLRA from the coding sequence ATGGATTCCATGGAACTCGCCACCTACGTCGTCGATACGCTGGCGCGCCACGTTACTGATGTCGTCCTCAGCCCCGGGTCGCGCAACTCGCCACTGGCCTACGCGCTGCTTGCACGGGGTGATATTCGCGTGCACGTGCGTATCGACGAGCGCGCCGCCGCCTTTACCGCACTCGGGATGGCGCGGTTGCAGCGCCGCCACGTGGGCGTGGTCATGACCTCCGGCACCGCGGTGGCCAACGCGTACCCGGCGGTCGTCGAGGCGCACATGTCGCACACCCCGCTGGCCGTGATCAGCGCTGACCGCCCCGCGCGGCTTTTGGGCACGGGCGCGTCGCAAACGATCTGGCAGGAGGGGATCTTCGGGCGCTACGCCGCCACCCAACAGGTGTCCTCGCTGGAGTCTGACATCTCGTTTGAGCCGGACCAGGTGCACATCAACGTCGCCCTGGACACCCCGCTCGTGCCCGCCGCTCTGCCCGCCGCGCACGGCGAGCCGCGGCGCGTCGGCCCGGGCCGCTTCGACGGGGCCCGGTGGTGCGACCACGGCGAGGTCGAGGTGGACCTAAGCCGCGACACGCTTGTCATCGCGGGCGACGAGGCGTGGGAGGTGCCGGGGCTCGAGCACGTGCCGACGATCGCCGAGCCGACGGCGCCGACGCCCTTTCACCAGGTCCACCCGCTGGCGGCGCGGTTCTTCGCGCAGTCGGCGGTGTCGATCAGCCACGACGGCGGGGACTTCGCCGCCTCCACGAAGCCGGAGCAGGTGATCGTGGTGGGCCACCCCACGCTGCACCGCGAGGTGATGGCGCTGCTCGACGACCCGGAGATCACCGTCATCGGGCTCTCGCGCACGGACACCTTCACGGCGCAGCCGCAGGTCCGCGCGTCCCGGGTCAAGGCCGTAGGCCAGCTCAGTGACACGTGGCTGAAAATCTGCGAGGCCGCCGGCGAGGTCGGGGCGCAGACCGTGCGCGACGCGCTGGCCGACGAGCAGTTTGGGTTTACGGGCCTCCACGTCGCCGCGGCGGTCGGCGACACGCTCGCCGTGGGCGACACGCTGGTCCTCGGCGCGTCGAACCCGGTGCGTGACGCCTCCCTGGTGGGCCTGCCCTTCGATGGCGTGAGCACCTTCTCCGCCCGCGGCGCAGCGGGCATTGACGGCACCGTCTCCCAGGCGGTCGGCGTCGCCCTAGCGACCCAGGCGCTGCACCCTGACGAGGTCCGCGCGCCGCGCACGGTGGCGCTGATGGGGGACGTGACCTTCCTCCACGACGTCGGCGGCCTGCTCATGGGGCCGGGCCAGCGCCGCCCGAGCAACCTGACCATCGTCGTGTCCAACGACAACGGCGGCGGTATCTTCGAAACCCTCGAGGTCGGCGCGCCCGAGGTCCGCGGCAGCTTCGAGGAGGCCTTCGGCACCCCGCACGACGTGGACCTCGAGGCGATCGCGCAGGCCTACGACGTGAGTTACGTGCGCGCGGACAGCCTCGCGCAGCTTATCGACGCCCTCACCGACGATGCCCTCGCCCCCATCACCCTGATCGAGGCGCGGACAACCCGGACCACGCGCCGGGCGCTCGCGGAGCGGTTGCGCGCTTGA
- a CDS encoding phytoene desaturase family protein — protein sequence MSPKAVVVGAGINGLTAALNLARAGWSVEVLEREDTIGGKCRSAQLFPGAVSDLGAAAFPFGAQTLDADWVRAPRPVAHPLARSTALIDALGRDQKAWDALHLPVARDVDKHLANILGPTMLRVPPHPVAMARFGVRGALPATALGNLLFRTEEAKALLVGNAVHSMSSPTRPLTAAFGVLFGALAHANGWPVARGGAQTVAETLAVQARDAGVTIRTGVEVETLPQADAVVLNMTAREAQRFGARPLHPGPGVFKVDWLLNNPVPWRDPRVGQAATVHVGGTAAEIAHAEKQIARGLMPNRPFVMVCQQYVADPSRGTTLWTYAHVPHGYTGDATGHIARQIKRFAPGFRDCVEDTHVTGYIEDIAGGEMNVRQMVFRHPHHVAGGVFLASGSTAPGAGVHGMAGLWAAQAVLKRAQ from the coding sequence ATGAGTCCTAAAGCCGTCGTCGTCGGCGCCGGCATCAACGGGCTGACCGCCGCGCTGAACCTCGCGCGCGCCGGCTGGAGCGTCGAGGTGCTCGAACGCGAGGACACAATCGGCGGCAAATGCCGCTCCGCACAGCTCTTCCCGGGCGCGGTCAGCGATCTCGGGGCCGCCGCGTTCCCGTTCGGCGCGCAAACACTCGACGCCGACTGGGTGCGCGCGCCGCGCCCGGTCGCGCATCCGCTGGCCAGGAGCACTGCGCTTATCGACGCCCTCGGGCGCGACCAGAAAGCCTGGGACGCGCTGCACCTTCCGGTGGCGCGGGACGTCGACAAGCATCTCGCGAACATCCTCGGGCCCACCATGCTGCGCGTCCCGCCGCACCCGGTGGCGATGGCGCGCTTCGGCGTGCGCGGCGCGCTGCCCGCGACCGCGCTGGGCAACCTGCTGTTTCGCACCGAGGAGGCGAAAGCGCTGCTCGTGGGCAACGCCGTGCACTCCATGAGCTCGCCAACGCGCCCGCTGACCGCCGCGTTCGGGGTGCTCTTCGGCGCACTCGCGCACGCCAACGGGTGGCCCGTGGCGCGCGGCGGGGCCCAGACCGTGGCCGAGACCCTGGCGGTGCAGGCGCGCGACGCTGGGGTGACAATCCGCACCGGGGTGGAGGTGGAAACGCTGCCGCAAGCCGATGCGGTGGTGCTCAACATGACAGCACGCGAGGCGCAGCGCTTCGGGGCGCGCCCGCTGCACCCGGGGCCGGGGGTATTCAAGGTCGATTGGCTGCTGAATAACCCCGTGCCGTGGCGCGACCCGCGCGTCGGGCAGGCCGCAACGGTGCACGTCGGCGGCACCGCCGCGGAGATCGCCCACGCGGAGAAGCAGATCGCGCGCGGGTTGATGCCGAACCGGCCGTTCGTCATGGTGTGCCAGCAGTACGTCGCCGACCCCTCGCGCGGAACCACACTGTGGACCTACGCCCACGTCCCGCACGGTTACACTGGCGACGCCACGGGCCACATCGCGCGCCAGATCAAGCGCTTCGCCCCCGGGTTCCGCGACTGCGTTGAAGACACCCACGTCACGGGCTACATCGAGGACATCGCCGGAGGGGAAATGAACGTGCGGCAGATGGTGTTTCGCCACCCCCACCACGTCGCAGGCGGGGTGTTTCTGGCCAGCGGGTCGACGGCGCCGGGTGCCGGGGTCCACGGCATGGCCGGGCTGTGGGCGGCCCAGGCGGTGCTTAAAAGAGCTCAGTGA
- a CDS encoding 1,4-dihydroxy-2-naphthoyl-CoA synthase, whose translation MSYSTDQPFDPSQWDVVDGFDFTDITYHRHNGGGRANGTVRIAFDRPEVRNAFRPHTVDELYRALDHARRDPSVGTVLLTGNGPSDKDGGWAFCSGGDQRIRGRSGYQYASDSGEVDSARVKAEGGRLHILEVQRLIRTMPKVVIAVVNGWAAGGGHSLHVVCDLTIASRQEARFKQTDADVGSFDAGYGSAYLAKMVGQKFAREIFFLGRTYTAEDMQRMGAVNIVADHGQLEEEAIAAAREINTKSPTAQRMLKFAFNLTDDGLMGQQVFAGEATRLAYMTDEAVEGRDAFLHKRDPNWDEFPYFY comes from the coding sequence ATGAGCTACTCCACCGACCAGCCCTTCGACCCCTCGCAGTGGGATGTCGTCGACGGTTTCGATTTCACCGACATCACTTACCACCGCCACAACGGCGGCGGGCGCGCCAACGGCACCGTGCGCATCGCCTTCGATCGCCCCGAGGTGCGCAACGCGTTCCGTCCGCACACCGTCGACGAGCTGTACCGCGCGCTCGACCACGCCCGGCGCGACCCGTCGGTGGGGACGGTGCTGCTCACTGGCAACGGGCCCTCAGACAAGGACGGCGGCTGGGCGTTTTGCTCGGGAGGCGACCAGCGCATCCGCGGCCGCTCCGGTTACCAGTACGCCTCCGACTCCGGTGAGGTGGATTCCGCTCGGGTGAAGGCCGAGGGCGGGCGCCTTCACATCCTCGAGGTACAGCGCCTGATCCGCACCATGCCCAAGGTGGTCATCGCCGTGGTGAACGGCTGGGCCGCCGGGGGCGGGCACTCCCTCCACGTCGTCTGCGACCTGACCATCGCCTCACGCCAGGAGGCGCGTTTCAAGCAGACGGACGCCGACGTCGGATCCTTCGACGCCGGCTACGGCTCGGCGTACCTGGCCAAGATGGTGGGGCAGAAGTTCGCGCGCGAGATCTTCTTCCTTGGCCGGACCTACACCGCAGAGGATATGCAGCGCATGGGCGCGGTCAACATCGTTGCCGACCACGGCCAACTCGAGGAGGAGGCGATCGCGGCCGCGCGGGAGATCAACACCAAGTCCCCCACCGCCCAGCGCATGCTGAAGTTCGCGTTCAACCTCACCGACGACGGCCTGATGGGCCAGCAGGTGTTCGCCGGCGAGGCAACGCGCCTGGCCTACATGACGGACGAGGCCGTCGAGGGCCGCGACGCGTTCTTGCACAAGCGCGACCCGAACTGGGACGAGTTCCCGTACTTCTACTAG
- a CDS encoding 1,4-dihydroxy-2-naphthoate polyprenyltransferase — protein MTSDSYSATARDFYDAARPHTWANAFAPVIAGTGAAAFFGGAHLGRAVLALIVSWALIVGVNYANDYSDGIRGTDDDRTGPTRLTASGLAAPEQVKAAAFIAFFVAAVAGIILAVMSAWWLILVGAVCIAAAWFYTGGKNPYGYQGLGELAVFIFFGLVAVMGTEFTQSGRVSVVGFLCAVAVGSISAAVNLANNIRDIPTDTVAGKNTLAVRLGDAKARRLFAALTMAPFVMTFVLAIFSLPTLAALLALPLALASVLKVLRGAQGPALIPVLGLNGKAMLVWTVATAVALVVGGGMWYAPMYYPLV, from the coding sequence ATGACCTCTGACTCCTATTCCGCTACCGCGCGGGACTTTTACGACGCCGCACGGCCCCATACCTGGGCAAATGCGTTCGCTCCCGTGATCGCCGGGACCGGCGCCGCCGCCTTTTTCGGTGGCGCGCACCTGGGCCGCGCCGTGTTGGCGCTGATCGTGTCGTGGGCCCTGATCGTAGGTGTTAACTACGCCAACGATTACTCCGACGGCATCCGCGGCACCGACGACGATCGCACCGGGCCGACCCGCCTGACCGCGTCCGGCCTGGCCGCGCCCGAGCAGGTGAAGGCCGCGGCCTTCATTGCGTTTTTTGTCGCTGCGGTGGCGGGGATCATCCTCGCAGTGATGTCGGCGTGGTGGCTAATTCTGGTAGGCGCAGTCTGTATCGCCGCCGCGTGGTTTTACACCGGCGGCAAAAATCCCTACGGCTACCAGGGCCTTGGCGAGCTCGCGGTGTTCATCTTCTTCGGTCTCGTCGCCGTTATGGGTACCGAGTTCACCCAATCCGGCCGTGTCAGCGTGGTCGGTTTCCTCTGCGCGGTGGCGGTGGGTTCCATCTCCGCGGCCGTGAATCTGGCGAACAACATCCGCGACATCCCTACGGACACCGTAGCCGGGAAGAACACGCTCGCGGTGCGGCTTGGCGACGCCAAAGCGCGCCGACTCTTCGCCGCGTTGACCATGGCGCCCTTTGTCATGACGTTCGTCCTCGCGATTTTCTCCCTGCCCACTCTCGCGGCCCTGCTCGCGTTGCCCCTCGCGCTGGCATCGGTGTTGAAGGTGTTGCGCGGCGCGCAGGGGCCGGCCCTGATTCCGGTGCTCGGGCTCAACGGCAAGGCGATGCTTGTGTGGACCGTGGCCACCGCCGTCGCGCTCGTCGTGGGCGGCGGCATGTGGTACGCGCCCATGTATTACCCCTTGGTTTAG
- a CDS encoding PepSY-associated TM helix domain-containing protein, with protein sequence MHKNLHIGEPGRLYAELAASWLWVVALGGLFLWWRVTRTRVLTGLEKRTSRRGRVVNLHGVVGTWLLVGTLGLSVTGVTWSVLAGENVGKTVEWIGAKAEPIETEIDRPGEKLSPAEVADQAAVVLDTATAQGLTGQLRLFVPKDGSHAWQASERWVPWRVTSDAVSVDALPLSELPLFSKLMSWGIYLHMGIMFGLPLQIALALLALGICAMTVMGYVMWWRRRPSHTGVAGVPGRTRLTRTDWVIVAIFGVAVGLFLPLFGLSFAAMRVADRLLAARAAQRSAWSA encoded by the coding sequence CTGCACAAAAACCTCCACATCGGTGAACCCGGCAGGCTCTACGCGGAGCTCGCCGCAAGCTGGCTGTGGGTCGTTGCCCTGGGCGGGCTATTCCTGTGGTGGCGCGTCACCCGCACGCGGGTGCTGACCGGGTTGGAAAAGCGCACGTCGCGGCGCGGGCGGGTGGTTAACCTCCACGGTGTCGTGGGCACCTGGCTGCTCGTCGGCACGCTCGGGCTGTCTGTAACCGGCGTGACGTGGTCCGTGCTTGCCGGGGAAAACGTGGGCAAAACCGTCGAGTGGATAGGTGCGAAGGCCGAGCCGATTGAGACCGAGATTGACCGGCCGGGCGAAAAGTTGAGCCCGGCGGAGGTGGCGGACCAAGCCGCGGTCGTGCTCGATACCGCGACAGCACAGGGGCTGACCGGGCAACTGCGGCTTTTCGTGCCCAAGGACGGCTCCCACGCGTGGCAGGCGAGCGAGCGGTGGGTGCCGTGGCGAGTCACCTCGGATGCTGTGAGCGTCGACGCTCTGCCGTTAAGCGAGCTCCCCCTGTTTTCCAAGCTCATGTCCTGGGGCATCTACCTGCACATGGGCATCATGTTCGGGCTGCCGCTCCAAATCGCCCTGGCGCTGCTGGCGCTCGGGATCTGCGCAATGACCGTGATGGGCTACGTGATGTGGTGGCGCCGGCGCCCGAGCCACACCGGTGTCGCCGGGGTGCCGGGGCGGACGAGACTGACGCGCACCGACTGGGTGATTGTGGCGATCTTCGGGGTGGCCGTTGGGCTGTTCCTGCCCCTGTTCGGACTGAGTTTTGCCGCGATGCGCGTCGCGGATCGGCTCCTGGCGGCGCGGGCGGCGCAGCGGTCGGCGTGGTCCGCCTAA
- the menE gene encoding o-succinylbenzoate--CoA ligase, producing MHRLEVLPVDQRDPLAILNDLEEALAGHRSLLPVPTDDPARANLLRNTQGVGEPIDADVALVVSTSGSTGRPKGAQLTSANLVSSADATHQFLGGEGQWLLAMPASYIAGLQVLVRSLVAGVEPEFVDLSQGFRVAEFAARARALAATGERCYTSLTPMQLAKALSTLEGIEALRLFRAVLVGGAATNPTLLRSARDLRVNVVTTYGSSETAGGCVYDGRPLPGAKVRIAGGRILLGGPTIARGYRNLPGHEAFAEPGWFATSDAGLLVDGLLTVSGRLDNVIDSGGLKLHPEVLENFMLRIPGVTAACVVGVADERLGQRICAAYTGSAELASLMDAFEELPRWQVPKEVKVVPALPLLGPGKVDRAAVTELF from the coding sequence GTGCACCGCCTCGAAGTCCTCCCCGTCGACCAGCGCGACCCGCTGGCCATTCTCAACGACCTCGAGGAGGCCCTCGCCGGCCACCGCAGCCTGCTGCCCGTGCCTACCGACGACCCGGCGCGCGCGAACCTGCTGCGTAACACCCAGGGCGTCGGCGAGCCGATTGACGCCGACGTCGCGCTGGTCGTGTCCACCTCCGGCTCCACGGGCCGCCCGAAGGGCGCGCAGCTGACCAGCGCGAACCTGGTGTCCAGCGCGGATGCGACGCACCAGTTCCTCGGCGGCGAGGGCCAGTGGTTGCTGGCCATGCCGGCGAGCTACATCGCGGGCCTGCAGGTCCTGGTGCGCAGTCTCGTCGCGGGCGTCGAGCCGGAGTTCGTGGATCTTTCCCAGGGCTTCCGCGTCGCAGAGTTCGCCGCGCGCGCCCGCGCCCTGGCGGCAACCGGCGAGCGTTGCTACACCTCACTGACACCGATGCAGCTGGCTAAGGCACTGTCCACCCTCGAGGGCATCGAGGCCCTGCGCCTTTTCCGCGCAGTGCTGGTCGGCGGCGCCGCGACCAACCCCACGTTGCTGCGTTCCGCCCGCGACCTGCGGGTTAACGTCGTGACCACCTACGGCTCCTCCGAAACCGCGGGCGGCTGCGTCTACGACGGCCGGCCGCTGCCCGGCGCGAAGGTCCGCATCGCTGGCGGCCGCATCCTGCTGGGTGGCCCGACGATTGCGCGCGGGTATCGCAACCTGCCCGGCCACGAGGCGTTCGCCGAGCCCGGCTGGTTCGCCACCTCGGACGCGGGCTTGCTTGTCGACGGCCTCCTCACCGTCTCCGGTCGCCTGGACAACGTCATCGACTCCGGCGGGTTGAAACTGCACCCCGAGGTGCTGGAGAACTTCATGCTTCGCATCCCCGGCGTGACCGCCGCGTGCGTGGTCGGGGTCGCTGACGAGCGCCTTGGCCAGCGCATCTGCGCCGCCTACACCGGCTCTGCCGAGCTGGCCTCGCTCATGGACGCGTTCGAGGAGCTACCCCGCTGGCAGGTGCCCAAGGAGGTCAAGGTGGTGCCCGCTTTGCCGCTGCTCGGCCCGGGTAAGGTCGACCGCGCGGCCGTCACTGAGCTCTTTTAA
- a CDS encoding glycosyltransferase, with amino-acid sequence MATSVASIASLLMGTQLLPVFLWLDRADFESDWPEGLRGLVDRGLQVRCSDGAFGPHTKYFGTFAQFAGTDTRVITVDDDMMYPRWFAQKLLNASDADPHLVVAYRAHEIAFDGDELDIYRRWKRVVTTAPSHRHFATGVSGVVYPPSMVDYVADQGTDFLECAPNADDVWLNACALRSDHRVRQVFPHPREFSIVPGSQRTALVHKNLRGGGNDKQIEATYTRDDVEKLLHES; translated from the coding sequence ATGGCGACTTCTGTGGCTTCGATTGCGTCGCTCCTGATGGGCACGCAGCTTCTTCCAGTGTTCCTCTGGCTGGATCGCGCCGACTTTGAGTCGGACTGGCCCGAGGGACTGCGGGGTTTGGTTGATCGGGGACTTCAGGTACGTTGCTCGGACGGTGCTTTTGGTCCACACACGAAGTATTTTGGCACTTTTGCCCAGTTCGCTGGGACCGACACGCGCGTGATCACGGTCGACGACGACATGATGTATCCGCGCTGGTTTGCCCAAAAACTCCTCAACGCCTCCGACGCTGACCCGCACCTTGTTGTGGCGTACCGAGCGCACGAGATTGCCTTCGACGGTGATGAGCTGGATATATACCGGCGCTGGAAGCGGGTCGTTACAACAGCGCCCTCGCACCGCCACTTCGCTACCGGGGTGTCCGGGGTGGTGTACCCGCCGTCGATGGTCGACTACGTCGCCGACCAGGGCACCGATTTTCTCGAGTGCGCCCCGAACGCCGACGACGTGTGGCTCAACGCCTGCGCACTGCGCTCTGACCACAGAGTGCGCCAGGTTTTTCCTCACCCACGCGAGTTTTCCATCGTGCCGGGTTCGCAGCGCACCGCGCTGGTGCACAAGAACCTCCGCGGCGGGGGCAACGACAAGCAGATCGAGGCAACGTACACGCGTGACGACGTCGAAAAGCTCCTGCATGAGTCCTAA
- a CDS encoding o-succinylbenzoate synthase, with protein sequence MTPSIDDILDRAHVVSLPMAVRFRGVDTREALLIDGPAGWGEFSPFLEYGPEEAAHWLAAGIEAAFEGLPAASGWVEVNGTVPAVGPAEVEKVLERFPGVGTFKIKVAEKGQSLDDDLARVNAVRSLRPGAVLRVDANRGWSVDEAVEAAHRLGELEYIEQPCCTVEELAEVRARVATPIAADESIRRASDPHRVAKLRAADVAVVKAAPLGGVHRLLRVGEELGLDLTVASALDTAVGVGAGLVAAKLAGSRAAGLATQRLFVEDVCEPREIVHGQLEVRLATPDPERLQGLRARPERREWWFRRVRESYAHL encoded by the coding sequence ATGACACCGAGTATCGACGACATTCTCGACCGCGCCCACGTTGTTTCTCTGCCGATGGCGGTGCGTTTCCGGGGCGTCGATACGCGTGAGGCCCTGCTTATCGACGGCCCCGCCGGCTGGGGCGAGTTCTCGCCCTTCCTCGAGTACGGCCCGGAGGAAGCCGCGCACTGGCTCGCGGCGGGCATAGAGGCCGCGTTCGAGGGGCTACCCGCGGCGAGCGGCTGGGTGGAGGTCAACGGCACCGTCCCCGCAGTGGGCCCCGCCGAGGTGGAGAAGGTCCTCGAAAGGTTTCCTGGTGTGGGCACCTTCAAAATCAAGGTTGCGGAAAAGGGGCAGTCGCTTGACGACGACCTCGCCCGCGTGAACGCTGTCCGCTCCCTGCGGCCCGGGGCGGTGCTCCGGGTGGATGCCAACCGGGGCTGGAGCGTGGATGAGGCCGTCGAGGCGGCGCACCGGTTGGGCGAGCTCGAGTACATCGAGCAGCCGTGTTGCACCGTGGAGGAGCTCGCCGAGGTGCGAGCGCGGGTGGCGACACCGATTGCCGCCGACGAGTCGATCCGGCGCGCCTCCGATCCACACCGGGTGGCGAAGCTCCGGGCGGCGGATGTGGCCGTTGTCAAGGCCGCGCCGCTCGGCGGCGTGCACCGGCTCCTGCGCGTCGGGGAGGAGCTGGGGCTCGACCTCACGGTCGCCAGCGCCCTAGACACCGCCGTCGGTGTGGGCGCGGGCCTCGTGGCTGCCAAGCTGGCCGGTTCTCGGGCGGCGGGGTTAGCCACCCAGAGGCTGTTCGTCGAAGACGTCTGCGAACCGCGGGAGATCGTCCACGGCCAGCTTGAAGTGCGATTGGCTACCCCCGATCCGGAGCGACTGCAGGGGTTGCGTGCCCGTCCGGAAAGGAGAGAGTGGTGGTTCCGCAGGGTACGCGAGTCCTACGCCCACCTATAG